The Drosophila innubila isolate TH190305 chromosome 2L unlocalized genomic scaffold, UK_Dinn_1.0 4_B_2L, whole genome shotgun sequence genome segment AAAATCTGGATGCTTTGTACCAAATAGCAATAGACCCAGTTGGGCATAGGCTAAGAATACAATGCCAAACATAAGACTAAAACCAGCCAAGTCCTTGGAGcactgaaattaaaattgggGAATAAGGAAAAGAACGATGTCAATATTTAACAAACTTACGCGTTTTAAAGTTGTTGTAAATTGTACGAGAGTCTTATTGAAACTGATAaacttaaagattttaatCCAGACAAGAAACGCTAAAATTGCCATCATATCCACGTAAACGGTGTTCAGTAAGCAGAGCGTATCTAAACTTTGATATTCCTCTCCGACTTTCGCCTGACTAATCAAAGTCTTTACCTTTAATGTATGCCATATATTATACAACAATGCCAGATAACAGAACTGTTGGGTTTCATATGGATTATTAAATAAGATTTGATATTTTCATAGTTTTACCACTAAAATGATGGAGTCGAGTATATTTAAAAGACTacgaaaatatttcttaaagcCTGATTTTCGTATTTCGTGAATCTCATTTATGTTATAGTATATGACCATAATATACCAGAAAATATAGACAACTGACATAAAGAGACTTTTATCtgttataaatgaaaaatgttttactgTCTGTAGATGGCTCTGTGGCAAAACCCCTCCTGTAGGTGGAATTTCCGCAATCAATCTTGAGGAtggtttcatttaattaaacgtTGGAGAAAATTAGATAATGCACTTACTTGGCGCTCTGGAAAATATCTGTATTTTCATTGTAAAGATTAAATTCGACAAGACATAGACGTGATCCACGATCCAACCAATGATTCATTTTTAGATCATTGATTATTTTCAGGTTTTTGTCTCTGTCATAGGTCAAATTAACGGTATAGCCACCGGTGGTGTATGAATTAAGAACGGTCCAAATTGGTGTCGAGTCCAATTCTTTCATTGTCCGAAACGCGGCTCCGCCATGCTCGGGTTTTATTTCTTCCGCTCCCGCGGAATACGAGTCATAGCATGTGTTGAAATAACGTATGAACGCATCATTCACAAAGCAAGTATCCTTCATAACACGTATTTGTCGAAGACGAGGCGGTCCAAGCAAAAGATTCTCATGCAAAAAGATACGACCGTCAAGATGGGTTCGATTTGCGCTAAAAGCTCGAAAGTCGGGTAGATCATCATCTTCTTCGGTTGCATCGTGACGTCTTTTTCGTTTCTTACGACTCTTAGTAGTGTCTCCCGGTGATGCCGTCGTTATCTCATCGTCGTCTACATGCGACCCATCGTAACTGACGGTCGACATGTCGCCATGCAGTGTAAccagaaaattataaatcaaaaaatcccACCAATCCGGCACTGTGATTAACTTCTCAAAAGACACGGTCACTGACGGTGCTACAACCAATTCACGTGTGGTAAACAGCTTCTTCATGGTATCGTTGAAATAAAACATGTATGAATGTCGTACCGATAGAGTAACTGTGGGTTAAGGCGCGTGTTAGCATTGAGACATTTAGACCAGTTCACGAGCATATATTTAgtgaacattttatttatcgcTAACGGTGTCATTGATAGCGCTACATTTAGTTGACACTGAAATGACACAGTTTGTCCACTAAGAGtaataaatggaaatttgtTTCATCCATATGAATGTTCTATTTTGGGTTTCAATATTCCGGAAACATATTCTGATGTCCTTCGGAAAAAAAGGGGCAAAGAATTAGGAATGGCTAGCTCTTATGATGAAAGTGCTTAACGTTTTTACTGAATTTCCAAACCTTTCATGAACAGTCTTCCAATCCTACTATTTTTACTGGATCTATACAAAGGTTGGTGTGATCAACTCAGTATGAAGACCTTAACAAGAAGCACGTTCTCTGTCTTAATGGACGGTAGTGCACGAACGACACACCAtcgaacaattttaatatatatatactcacCCATTGAAGTTAGTAAAAGGAATGCGATAAAGACCGCAAATTCCATTAGAGCATCGCGTACTTCTTCATCGGTTGTATATGAAATGCCCGATGTTTTTATCCTGGCTGTCGGACTGTTTCGGTGAAGAGTGGGTCTGCGACGCCAACTGCTTTGTTGACTTGATTCATCCGGGTTATCCACTGTCGGCGATTTCCTTCTGTTTAAAAACTTGAGAAGCTTATCCGATCGTGTTGGAGGACTTGTCGGGGTTTCTTGATTCGAATCGAGTGGTTGGGCCTCTTCTTTCTCAGGCAGCTTAACGTGAACGCGACGTGAGACTTTTAGCGTTTGAGAGTCCCGGGTTGAGGTCGACGGCGCCTCATCATCGGTGACATCTTCTCGTGTCTTTTTTGGCACAGCCATACGTAAAACATTTGTCTTTTTAACACCAACCGGCAGTGGCAATCGTACCGATCGAGGTTGTATGGGCGGTGCCGATTGACGTGAATCAGATCCGGGACGTTGAGGCGGCGGCGGACGTCCAGGTTTTTTGCGATAATGCGATGGTGCAGGTTGATCATCATcagacatttttattttgttaatttattttcttcttatttttcttatttattatatttccaGATTATGCTTCTTGCTTTACAGATTCGAATAGACTAAAGCTGCTTTGACAGCGTCCACGTTTCGGAATAGTTTGAGCAATGCTTACTTTGTCTTGGCTATTAAGTAGAATTCGAAAAGAATCTAAGTAAAATACTCGATTCAATAATTTTGCAGTTGTTGGAttgaacaaataataaataaaataaaagcgtGAAATGCTGATTAAGACTTTGTGTACATTATAGGGTTTAAGACGTGACCTTCTGCTCCGTATATACATTgtcacaaaattataatacttcAGTACCCTCTGGGTGCCGAGTTTAAAAATGGCGATGCATCCACACATCTGCACAGCATCTGCATCCTTTTCGTACATCCTGGgtcatacatatgcatatttcaTACGTTAACGCCAACATTTGAATTGTAGCAGCTAACGGAGAGGAGGGAATTGAAACTGCAGGCAGTTTTTGATTTATGGTCCTCGAGTTGGCCAGCTCATCCGACTCCTTTTGGCTATCAGCGCCAGTTGAGTTGTCAGagcatataaaaaatgcatacaCAATAGCATAAATGTGATATGACCCTCAACAAACTGCTTACAATGGCTGCCGTCCTTCAGCTTTCTTCTACGTTCCCACCAAAATTGCACATTCAAATGAGATAttctatgcaaatttaaaagtgcattcaaatatttttagataaacaTTCTTCTTTTTTCGCATTATGctgtatgcaaatttatttatcaatattgAATGATCGACTGATTGATTGAAATTAAGCACATACTCTCTAGTACTTAAGAACTTACTTGAATGCAATGAaatagacttaaaaaaaaggaaggaTCCAaaccatataaaatatttaactaactATTTATCTAATATGCTAAGAATACTTTTTGATCCAACAATGAatccaataaaaatacatttaaaataattgttcataatatttatttatttatttgaaaatatgaatTCTTTGCctttatgtttaaaatgtttataaagaatacatttaaaatactcACTAAAAAGCTCTGAAAAGTCTagatcatttaatttttttaactatgtgttaattgttttctttttgttttaaatgggaattaatttttaaattaagtttaagtacACTTCTTGAAACGATTTGCATCATAACCAAATAGTttataactatttatatttaataatattatgccGCTGTATGGATGATGTAAGAAATCAATAATTGGGTTTCTTATGAAAAACGATACCAATGAAATATCTGTGCAAAATTAACAAAGCTAGATGCTAGTTCTTCGATAAGATTAGGTTTTCCCGTAAAACTGTGGTAGTTTTAGCTGACTTTTCCAagcattttcttaattatttgctTGCTCAGAACGGAATTTCGAATGTTTTGTGCCGTAAACTACATgaacaatattatatatttttgtttatcttaaatattagcACTAAAAGCTTTACATTAATTTGCTAAAttgtttttagtgttttttgatttctcattccatttattttttgtgtttgcttaACTATTTGGCTTTGAAAATACTTTGGCGCCACAACGCAGTTTCAGTTTAAACATttctactttttaaaattttttaatataatttatttaattttgtttgccgaccacttgaataaatgaaaattatgcaCTAGAAATTGTTCAGCAAAAGTGATTACAACAAGGATGCAACTTTTAAGCTACTTCTTTGGTtggatttttttgtattatttttgttgttgttgttgcattttgtgcACGATTAGAACAACCCATTACGCCCTCGTCTTTTGCTAATTTGGTGTGTGCTTAACATTAGTTACATTTTGTAATTGGTCCTTTGGtttcaaagtttttgcttAAAAGGCACAATGTTTATCTATTAACTATTTCTATCTGTCTGATTGTGTGTGTCTCCCGTTTTTGCCATGCTTTAGTACGGCTTGGCCGCATCCTTGGAACGTTTCAATTGCACCTTCAAGCGCTTTGTGCCTATCTGAAATCCATGCATCGCCTGAATGGCGGCATTCGCTGAATGCGGATTATCATAGGAGACGAAGCCAAAGCATTTCGATAGATTGGtctgtttatcgataaacaccTTGGCCGATAACACATTGCCGAAGGGCAAAAATGTCGATGCGAGATCGGTGTCAATGAATTCCTGAGGTAGATGATAGATAAACAGATTGCTGCCATCGGGgcctgcaaaataaaatgaggCAGGTTACTTTATATAtgtgcctaaaagtatgcaataatattttgcaCCAGACCTACCCTCAATTTGTTTACCTGCCACGCCTGCGGCGGCTGCTTGCAACGCGGTGGCATTTAACGGTTGAGCGGCTCCGTaagcggctgctgctgctgtggctccATTGGTCAATCCACTCAGAGCGGTGGTTCCATACGGATCTGCGGCACTAGCGGGCCCTAAAAAGTTCagttacattaaaaaaaaaaatagtcaatAGTAAcgtcttaaattttaaatgttctttcTTGCACAAGttaatagttgttgttgcttttttcatATAATACAAGTTACACGGCATACACAGAGACAAAGACAGCAACAGAAATTGGGTGCCAGCTACTAcacccacaacacacacagatatttGGGAACAATAAACGCGCCAGGTCGCTGAGTTGAGTTAACGCATATGGgaaaaatacattatttttttgaacttctctctcttttgttttggttttcgcttggtttttgtttcgtgttttttgtttgtttgcctgttggccttacattattaaattttatatcctTTTGTGcatcataaaaaatttgttagccTTTGTTACAACGACGCCtgcctgtttttttttaattgagcttCGGCTTTTCCAGCTCGTTCTGAGGGGCCCTCTGACATTTATTTTGCACAAAGcaggaatttttttaatctactaaaaatttattacgtTTTCTCacgttttcttttgttatttacaTTTGTGTAACtaacacaataataacaaaacaaaaaaaaaagaaactatgTTACGCAATGAAAGTTTTGCATTTCATGCAATTTTGTCTGCACTCGACGTATGAGAAAAagtcaacatcaacaaaaagaagatataattgtgaacacattttttgttgtttaagttGGGCGCAcaatatagataaaaattaattttaaatagccGCGTGGCATCAATGGCAATTGTCAagcgaaaattaaaataaatcttattcAATCTTTGCTTATAGAGGGCTTAAATACTTACTTAATAGTTTCATTTAGCTATATAaaactacaaattttttattattaatcagTTCTCACCTtactaacttttaaatatgcaaCTGTGAACCATAAATCGGTTTTGATGAGAATggattgaaaatattttgattagaaacttgaaattttttcaaaagtatATCAATACCTATTATCATCCTTTATAGCTAGCGGCTGTATATTCATCACTGCTTAttccttgtttttgttttcaatatcCTTGCTGAAGGTAATATAATTTTGCCAGGACTTATAAAAAGTTAACTATTTCATTTAgttgccatagaaacgatcagtcgaaattcaaaaacagggctatagttttaatttataatgtgTAACGTTTATAAgggaaagttttttatatataaatacacaatGAGGTTTTCTTAGCATtctactttttattaaatcaatagTATTGCATgggattgttttttttgttctttttaaaGATATGCTTTAAAGTAatcattaaattatacaaCTACTTTATTTGTTACGGTATCAAATCTGCATCACCCTATCAATAATTCTTTccattggtttttttttgtttttattattattgtatctttttttCAACACACAATCAACGAAAATTCATGTagtatttgttttgtgtttgtctgtatggcattgatttgattttgtgctgtttgtttttatttggattttgttGTGGCAACATTGTAAAAATGGTTTCACGGTTTTCGTTATAGttgttgaataaaaatttttattgacagTGTGTGGGGTAAATAAAACTATGAAAATATTGCCAGAGGGCAACACCAACAAGATATGACTACatgtgtttttaattaacaatagGCTGTAACCGTGGAATGGGTGCCATGGGGGTGCTAGGGGGATGGGGGCTATCAAAGTAACTGAATTAGAAGGAAATTGCTTAGGTACTGTGTCATAGAAGTaatgttgaaatttatatgttttaatttaattttaatttatatttttatattaaatgtttatatttaacttaattttgttcgttacaaaattggatatcagaaatttatgggctagaatatgctttcgtcactagacttttacctagtgtagaggtttttttttgtgtggtaTCAGAAGTTTTTGCaatttactttgcttttgacattgtaactttatcatttgtcaaattttttaaaattcgataAAGATGTTAtgtgtaaatttttcaaaaatcgccaaaatgtaagctaaaaaaccttatttcacctgtaaaatgttacttgAGTACTTTAagaggtacgcctaaaagccctcaatcacacctttccaatgatatataggcATATCTGTGACTTCTAtggcttggaaactgttgttaaattaagttgcagaattatttttgatatattttgttataaatttgttatttctttaaaaaacatttggtATATTTCTTGtgaatttttggtattttctggtaatttatgtgcaaatcactgcggacggcagttcgcgttagtgacgaaagcagcacgaagggtgcgaaaggcgactaactatatatacagctaagttggaaaatttgctgcgattgtccgatcagatcgagttatataccgatcgaaaggtttagtcctaacttacaaaatggcatactaaaactttttctaaccaacctgggtcatgagatacgggggtgtaagtgggaggggaaaaatttagatgattgcagctaatggggctgttggggccttttggtaaaattttttattcaatcaccctcaatcacccaaatcccataactggttcaaaagataaattaatttgaaaattttagtggacttctcaaaatgaaatgaaaagtcagtttgtttgtctgtttgtctgtttgtctgtttgcatcaaagcgctaaagaagcttaaatgtaatgatggggatttgttccttttcgaaaatctagaaatgtttgttctacgactttttgaaaaaaccgctagtttagcgggaaaacgctaaatcccgctaaaattgaacaacagtttccaaaccataaaagctaccgatatgttctatatatcattggaaaggtgtgattgagggcttttatgcttacctttaaactaaaaattttaaataaaaatataaattaataaaaaaaaacgaaaattggcattcggcactgcgcaaaaagtattttttatgaacaaagaagcacaccctttttgctcacagtgcacaatgccaattttcgcctttttttttattaatttatatttttatttaacatttttagattaaactgaattttgttcgtcacatatttggatatcagaaattttggggctagtaattgctttcgtcactagacttttacctcgtgtagaggtttttttgtgggatatgtAGTTTCTAAAAGTTGAGCAGGCGTTTGTTATATAGGGATATATTTTGTGTAGACTCAGCGATTAGTTTTTAGTATTTAgtagtatttattttgtttttgcaggGCATGGCGCATGCAGgcagattttttatttgaaaaaaaaaatgggtgtGTATTTGGGTGCAGCTTTAAGGTATGCTATGCTATACCATAAAATGTAATGTTACTTTTAGTACACAAGAAAATGGCAGACAATTAGAATTAATTACAGAggaacacatacacacattcacaccCGCTACAgttagacacacacacatacgtacataAATACATGGCAACTACTTACAAAGAGCGCTCAACGTGAGCTGTTGACTGGCTGCTGGAGGCGGTGGCGGTGCCACGCCCATGAGCTGAGCCAAATTCAACGAATGATGCGCATGCGTGACGAGCTGTCCAGCATTTGTGGCATAGTTGTGAGCTGTGAGCTGACGttgttggctgttgttgttggcgtttgcgttggcgttggcattgttgttgttgatactattgatgttgttgatgttgctgtggatgttgctgctgttgctgctgttgtggtgcTGTTGGTGGTGCTGACGTTGGCTGTGACTTAGGCTGCTGCTGTGCTGTGAATTGCTTAGCAGTGTTACCAGATTCTGCATAGACATGGGTGCACTGGCGAGCAGTCCAGTGCCAGGAGCATGCCCGGTGGCAGTGAGGCCGCCGCTGTAGACGGATGTGGTTGCGGATGATGGGGCGACGCCAAGTGGGATagatggtggtggtgctgtCCCGGCGacagcggctgctgctgctgctgctgcagcgctGGCAGCCGATaaagatgctgctgctgtgttgcCGGCAGCGCCGGATGATGGGCCGTGTTGGCTGTGGTGGGCACTGTTATCCGGTGGGTGGAAATTTAGTCctgatttcatttttccatattttttttttttttgtattgttttttttttttgtacagtTTTGAGTTTTGGTTTATGGTTGTAAGGTTTTGGTTGAGTTGGTTGAttgatttgattgattgattgatttgttttttacatGACCACAGAGTCAATCATAGACATaccaaaaaatgttcaacgaatatttatatataaaaaacatagaAGAAAACACACACCCAATTggattatttacatttacaagaaattaaaaattaattttgtttgttttttttgtttcatgtaaatttatgtaaatatttataacatacaaatcataacaaaaataaacataaaagagcaaacaaaaaatgaaaataaaataaaaatataaaatgccaaatgtgtgataaataaaataaaaagaaataaaaattcaaacattttgaacaaattaaaagttttttttaaatttaaaatgttgtaataatgtagaacaaaataataatataaataataataataatagaattaaataaaatatataattataaataattaaaacattaaaatgcgTAGacatataaattcaatttcgaATGCAGTTAGacatataataacaaatataatcaaattaaattcatttaaataaaaggcGCTAAAAGCCAACTCGAAATGAAAGGCGTGGCTggcattcaattaattaagggctgttgttgttgctgttgcacttgtATTATGAAAATGGATTGTtaactatattaaattaatttgcaagcAGCTACACAAAACGAGAAGACACTCCTGAACATAAACAAATAGAGTTGAATAAGAGTACAGTGGAGCATAGAACAGAGCGACATATAAAATGCCAGGCAttgtgtttaatatttatatatgtgtgtacacatctgtgtttttgtgtatgagtgtgtgtgtgtgtgtgtgtgtatggcatGCCTACGAATAGATGAGCACATACAACATTAAGTTTCTgcttctatatatttattattattttttgtacaatttctaCTTTGAATGAGCTGCAAGTTAACTGCAAGAAAAGCCATTATTTCAACTGAATATATCAAATGGGATTTATACTGGAGACACTCCGCCCCCTCCCTAGGGCTTTGTCGgcataataaaactttaagtaCGCTCACCTGCGGCCAGGTAAATTcacctttcatatttttttcatctcCAACATTTTATCTCTTTCTATGTGCCCTGTCTTGGTCTTGTGCTTGCACTTGTTTACATGTCCTGGGGCTATTGGGTATTAGAAGGACCCTCttgcaatttttgtattcttctCTTCTTATGGTTTACACGACCTGCCTCTTTGATGCAGTACGACCTCAGGGCTTTGGCATGGCTTATAAAAATTGCAGGCCAAAAAATGCCAGACCTGTGGCACACATGTGTGTGgaagttgcatgcaacaagcacacacaaagacaTTTTGTCGAAATGTTTCGCATACTGCAGGTTGCAGGCCTGTCAAACAATTTAAGCTATTTAATAATTAGCGAGTGCTATGCccaacttgcaacatgtttGCTAAAGCTGCAAAATTCTCCACTCTCAACATTTAACGCAAATTGGTTAAATCAGCAGCGTTTACAGGTCGCACACTTAACGGTTTTTAGTGCGCTCACCATAAATGGCACGTCCCATACATTTGCTGACCATCATCAGGGGTCCAAGTCCATAAGGGGGGAGTCCAAGTTTGACTACGATTCTCAGAAACTCATTCGGACTCCGTTGCTGACATTTAAAAACGTCATTTGTTATTCAAGTGGCATACGTCGCTCTAAGTTGCCTCTAACTGCCCATCTGACCATCTGCCCTTTCTGTCACCGCTTACCGTCGTTTACTCTTCCTAGTTTTCCCTTCCACGCCCTCCATCAATCTATGCCCTTGACGAGAGAGCATCTTCATTCCAGCAGAAAGTTTGTTATGTTActctaaaattcaattaaatgcagaTATGTGTACATTTAAAGAAGatcttatataaaaaataatattatataactgATGCTCATCACAATTCTCAAAATCTTCAAAGCCTAAAGTTAggctaaacatttttgaagaTTCTTAACTAtagtttaaaatgaatattatcTTTTTGGTTTCAAGTTTTAAGGTTTAagtaaaattgatattttttattgttgatttgaaaagtttaggtaaattttaaatccaataaagttcataaaaattatgtagctagaaaattaaattcacagTCCGTTTTTCAAGACAAAAACTTTTGTATCACATGTGAATCTCTAAAATATTCAGATATCTATTTTACATAACTCATGAAGAGCATTAAAATGTCACTATAGACGAAACGAATTCCTTCttgcaactattttttttacgattaCATCACGCGTCGCTCAACATTTGGATGTCTGTGATTTTTTCTGCTCTTCAAGCTCTTGTGCTTGATTTGTTATGCGCAAAATGTTCACGTCGTCGAGACTGGCCCAGACACTGAGGGGCTGAGTGAGATTCGACTGTCCCAGAGGATGGGGTTGAGCAGGAGGAGTTGGGCGTGTCATGTTGGTCATTCTAATGAAGCGCCGTTGCATATGCAACACGTTCACATTGACGCCACGTACGTGTCATTGTGTGAGTGTATACTGCCATCTGTAACTGTGACTGTCGCTCtagctgtaactgtaactgtaactgtaactgtaactgtaactgtagctgtaacagtatctgtatctgtgagtATGTCTGTATGTTTGTGTTGGTCCAAAATCTGTGCAAtgcttttggtttttgcaTTTGTCGTGTTGCCTTGGCCATCGCCTGGGCCTGTCCACCTTTTAATCctattacaatttttgttttattcatcATGCTTTTCagactaaaataaattcactCTTCGTTCCCCTTTTTTTGCTACAttgttttattcaattttctcCTGTTTTCTGTTCtacatttatgcaaatttcggttgctttaattgaaattaattatttgacagTTGTCGCTTTGCAAATGACTGAAGGGAAGATACCGACAGCAGGCACTGTTACTGTTCCTGTTCCTCTTATTCATGTCTTTGTTAGTCTCCCTTTTTTCTCCCCTTGTCACTAGCTGACTTTGTGTCACCCGAGGTCGTCGCTTGTTATAAATGAAGCAAAGACAAGTTTAGGTAGAGGAAAAAACTTGTACATTAAttcttgtttacttttttaaatgctcAACAAATGACTGCTGTATACAGGTGCTTAGTTTTGTAACATATTTAAAGTCATTTATCTTGTGGAGTAACAGAAAGAAAACCAAACTAAGGCACCTAGtggtaatattatttatagcatGAATATAGCTAAGTCCGAATGTAAGCTTTGTTTTTCTCTCAGaaagaataattttttctaatacaTTTAGCATGATTTTAATGCAGGAGATTTAaagcttatatatattttgttttatttttattgcatttgatataaaatatttgtaggGATGACGTGCTTCTATTTAAACGAAAAGCAAtctattttttcatattcCAAAACATTTTGTGGATTGATTGTTTTGCATTCCATTTGACTAGGTTTTTTACCAataaaattttcgatttttttttattatctttcacaagcataactttattaaattttatttatctgcctatttatttatgtatattaaaaaatgttttgctaTGCTCTCGACAAAAACTAATAGATTTATTAGCTCCTTAGAAaagttcaaaatttgtttttctgatTTTGATACAGCTATCATGAACTTAAACGCTTACAATTCTATTATTCTAGTCAATTCTTTGCATATCCTACGCAGCTCATTCAAAGTGCTTTTTTATTGGTGGCAAATTCTttatctaaatttttattttctcatttaGCCAATTTCGGATCCACACAGAAATATCGTAAAACAACACACATAAATGAAAActaatctttaaataattgtcATTCCGATCgaacaacaaattgcacaaaacagATAACTTGATagataaatacgagtataatgTGAACA includes the following:
- the LOC117782060 gene encoding CUGBP Elav-like family member 1-A isoform X5 codes for the protein MCCAIRSHQLAEMHHPIQMKPADSENRNERKLFVGMLNKKYTEADVRQLFTGHGTIEECTVLRDQVGQSKGCAFVTFATKQNAIGAIKALHQSQTMEGCSAPLVVKFADTQKEKDQKKMQQLHAICGINALTQTPSGAAAAAATPTANTATALIATAPTATRQNPSMAAALAGVPPVQSGGGGAQTATLVTVPTSAALGATLAPTLLGSNPHHPQTPGAAAAAAAAAYLSADPTGGLGPTSAAHLQLYQHMQAYGLHPAHYLQGLNFHPPDNSAHHSQHGPSSGAAGNTAAASLSAASAAAAAAAAAVAGTAPPPSIPLGVAPSSATTSVYSGGLTATGHAPGTGLLASAPMSMQNLVTLLSNSQHSSSLSHSQRQHHQQHHNSSNSSNIHSNINNINSINNNNANANANANNNSQQRQLTAHNYATNAGQLVTHAHHSLNLAQLMGVAPPPPPAASQQLTLSALWPASAADPYGTTALSGLTNGATAAAAAYGAAQPLNATALQAAAAGVAGKQIEGPDGSNLFIYHLPQEFIDTDLASTFLPFGNVLSAKVFIDKQTNLSKCFGFVSYDNPHSANAAIQAMHGFQIGTKRLKVQLKRSKDAAKPY
- the LOC117780091 gene encoding polycystic kidney disease 2-like 1 protein isoform X2; amino-acid sequence: MSDDDQPAPSHYRKKPGRPPPPQRPGSDSRQSAPPIQPRSVRLPLPVGVKKTNVLRMAVPKKTREDVTDDEAPSTSTRDSQTLKVSRRVHVKLPEKEEAQPLDSNQETPTSPPTRSDKLLKFLNRRKSPTVDNPDESSQQSSWRRRPTLHRNSPTARIKTSGISYTTDEEVRDALMEFAVFIAFLLLTSMVTLSVRHSYMFYFNDTMKKLFTTRELVVAPSVTVSFEKLITVPDWWDFLIYNFLVTLHGDMSTVSYDGSHVDDDEITTASPGDTTKSRKKRKRRHDATEEDDDLPDFRAFSANRTHLDGRIFLHENLLLGPPRLRQIRVMKDTCFVNDAFIRYFNTCYDSYSAGAEEIKPEHGGAAFRTMKELDSTPIWTVLNSYTTGGYTVNLTYDRDKNLKIINDLKMNHWLDRGSRLCLVEFNLYNENTDIFQSAKLIAEIPPTGGVLPQSHLQTVKHFSFITDKSLFMSVVYIFWYIMVIYYNINEIHEIRKSGFKKYFRSLLNILDSIILVVKTLISQAKVGEEYQSLDTLCLLNTVYVDMMAILAFLVWIKIFKFISFNKTLVQFTTTLKRCSKDLAGFSLMFGIVFLAYAQLGLLLFGTKHPDFRNFITSILTMMRMILGDFQYNLIEQANRVLGPIYFLTYILLVFFILLNMFLAIIMETYNTVKSEITQGRSQLGSYVYKKLAALFYFISHCGRRRRNRDTINPEPEKQEFTDDPTAAVRQETSKIQLRRNMTESEGHYFEDVPNEVNNKDMYRLTNRVSLLEEILEQLVTNMDVVLKRVEREIRKRK
- the LOC117780091 gene encoding polycystic kidney disease 2-like 2 protein isoform X1; amino-acid sequence: MSDDDQPAPSHYRKKPGRPPPPQRPGSDSRQSAPPIQPRSVRLPLPVGVKKTNVLRMAVPKKTREDVTDDEAPSTSTRDSQTLKVSRRVHVKLPEKEEAQPLDSNQETPTSPPTRSDKLLKFLNRRKSPTVDNPDESSQQSSWRRRPTLHRNSPTARIKTSGISYTTDEEVRDALMEFAVFIAFLLLTSMVTLSVRHSYMFYFNDTMKKLFTTRELVVAPSVTVSFEKLITVPDWWDFLIYNFLVTLHGDMSTVSYDGSHVDDDEITTASPGDTTKSRKKRKRRHDATEEDDDLPDFRAFSANRTHLDGRIFLHENLLLGPPRLRQIRVMKDTCFVNDAFIRYFNTCYDSYSAGAEEIKPEHGGAAFRTMKELDSTPIWTVLNSYTTGGYTVNLTYDRDKNLKIINDLKMNHWLDRGSRLCLVEFNLYNENTDIFQSAKLIAEIPPTGGVLPQSHLQTVKHFSFITDKSLFMSVVYIFWYIMVIYYNINEIHEIRKSGFKKYFRSLLNILDSIILVFCYLALLYNIWHTLKVKTLISQAKVGEEYQSLDTLCLLNTVYVDMMAILAFLVWIKIFKFISFNKTLVQFTTTLKRCSKDLAGFSLMFGIVFLAYAQLGLLLFGTKHPDFRNFITSILTMMRMILGDFQYNLIEQANRVLGPIYFLTYILLVFFILLNMFLAIIMETYNTVKSEITQGRSQLGSYVYKKLAALFYFISHCGRRRRNRDTINPEPEKQEFTDDPTAAVRQETSKIQLRRNMTESEGHYFEDVPNEVNNKDMYRLTNRVSLLEEILEQLVTNMDVVLKRVEREIRKRK